The DNA sequence CGACGCGGTGGAACTGGATCCGATCCGGCAGCAACTGGACGAAGGCGGCTTCGAGCGCGCGACGGTGGTGTATTTCGGCACGTCGCGGGACGTGCTGATTCGGTTGCCGCCGCGGGCCGACGATCCGGACCAGGCCGAACTGTCGAACCAGGTGCTGCGCGCGCTGGAAGCGGGTGGCCCCGACGGCGTCGAACTGCGCCGGGTGGAATTCGTCGGCCCGGCGGTCGGCGAGGAACTGCGCGAGCAGGGCGGCCTGGCGATGATCTATGCGCTGTTCGGGATCCTGATCTACGTGGCAGTGCGTTTCGAGTGGCGCTTCGCGGTGGGTTCGGTGCTGGCACTGGTGCACGACGTGACGCTGACGCTCGGTTTCTTCGCATTGACGCAGATGGAGTTCGATCTCGCGGTGCTTGCGGCGGTACTCGCGGTAATCGGCTATTCGCTGAACGACACCATCGTCGTCTATGACCGAATACGCGAGAACTTCCGGATATTGCGCAAGGAAGGCACCGAATTCGTGATGAACAACGCGGTAAACAAGACGCTGGCGCGGACCATCGTCACCAGTACCACCACCTTGCTGGTGCTGCTGGCGCTGTTCGTGCTCGGCGGTGCCGCGTTGAACAACTTCGCGATCGCGCTGATCGTTGGCGTGCTGGTCGGAACCTACTCGTCGATCTTCATCGCCGCGGCGGCCGCGCTGATGCTCGGCGTCGACCGCAAGGTCCTGCTGCCGGTGAAGAAAGAAGGGGCCGAGCAGGAAGAGACGCCCTGATCGAAGGGCGCCGGCGCAATCGCGTCAGGAACCGGCGGTCGCGGTGTCGGCCGCCAGCGCCGCGCGCAGGCGCTGCAGCATGGCCTTCAGCACCTTCGGGTTTCCGGCGACCACGTCCCCGCGCCGGAACACATCGGGTTTGCCTTCCCAGTC is a window from the Thioalkalivibrio paradoxus ARh 1 genome containing:
- the secF gene encoding protein translocase subunit SecF, producing the protein MLPHLNFAESNINFLGRRKIAIAFSIVLILASVLLLATRGLNFGIDFTGGTLVEVGYPDAVELDPIRQQLDEGGFERATVVYFGTSRDVLIRLPPRADDPDQAELSNQVLRALEAGGPDGVELRRVEFVGPAVGEELREQGGLAMIYALFGILIYVAVRFEWRFAVGSVLALVHDVTLTLGFFALTQMEFDLAVLAAVLAVIGYSLNDTIVVYDRIRENFRILRKEGTEFVMNNAVNKTLARTIVTSTTTLLVLLALFVLGGAALNNFAIALIVGVLVGTYSSIFIAAAAALMLGVDRKVLLPVKKEGAEQEETP